The following coding sequences are from one Plasmodium gaboni strain SY75 chromosome 10, whole genome shotgun sequence window:
- a CDS encoding putative 26S proteasome regulatory subunit RPN9, whose product MSEMDQYSHINKYLNENEEILLKELKGKYEFMDMDEIKNCKEKKLHHELTLEVQKFVNNKNVELIDKFRLFYTYLSPLITKLKKTIYAELLYIVTVNFDSKWTIEYVKESEKNLENDKDAIIIYRCILILKYIELEDYKNCEIEIENTKNMLQGVIGINIVAHKFYNYALMCYYKALKKSDLYVKYALLYLAYTPLNDLNDNDKIDIGTYICMHSIISENVYNIGEIIQLPLINVCIKNNEETNWLYQLIYIYNEGNINAFNETIQKYNYNINNSILKNYQHNMLKKMTLLALMDLAFKKKKQREDITFNEIAQHCKININEVEKMLITAKSKNIIKCKIDEIQKTVKITWVKPRVLNNEKIYFMKESIDKWINNSKNLITYMEDLSVELLIS is encoded by the coding sequence ATGAGTGAAATGGATCAATATAgtcatattaataaatatttaaacgaaaatgaagaaattCTTTTGAAAGAATTAAAAGGGAAATATGAATTTATGGATATGGATGAAATAAAGAATTGCAAAGAGAAGAAACTTCATCATGAATTAACATTAGAAGTTCAGAAatttgtaaataataaaaatgtgGAATTGATAGATAAGTTTCGTTTATTTTATACGTATTTATCACCATtaataacaaaattaaaaaaaacgATATATGctgaattattatatatagtaaCAGTAAATTTTGATTCAAAATGGACAATAGAATATGTAAAAGAATCTGAAAAGAATTTAGAAAATGATAAGGATGctataataatatatagatgtattttaatattaaaatatatagaattagaagattataaaaattgtGAAATAGAAATtgaaaatacaaaaaatatgttaCAAGGAGTTATAGGTATAAATATAGTAGCtcataaattttataattatgcATTAATGTGTTATTATAAAGCTTTAAAAAAATCAgatttatatgtaaaatatgCACTGTTATATTTAGCATATACACCATTAAATgatttaaatgataatgataaaatagACATAggaacatatatatgtatgcATTCTATTATTAGTgaaaatgtatataatattggTGAAATTATACAATTACctttaataaatgtatgtataaaaaataatgaagaaacTAATTGGCTATAtcaattaatatatatatataatgaagGTAATATTAATGCTTTTAATGAAACtattcaaaaatataattataatattaataattctattctaaaaaattatcaacATAATATGCTCAAAAAAATGACACTACTAGCATTAATGGATCTAGcattcaaaaaaaaaaaacaaagaGAAGATATCACATTTAATGAAATAGCACAACACtgtaaaataaatatcaaTGAAGTTGAAAAAATGCTAATTACAGCcaaaagtaaaaatattattaaatgcAAAATTGACGAAATTCAAAAAACTGTTAAAATTACATGGGTCAAACCAAGAGTACttaataatgaaaaaatttattttatgaaaGAAAGTATAGATAAATGGATCAACAATTCTAAAAACCTCATAACATATATGGAAGACTTATCAGTCGAATTATTGATATCgtga
- a CDS encoding putative glycoprotease — MEVNKKENEKKYILGIEGSANKLGISIINEDMNILINMRRTYISEIGCGFIPREISAHHKYYIIDMIKNCLKKLNIKISDITLICYTKGPGIGSALYIGYNVAKILYSYFNIPVVGVNHCIAHIEMGIYITKLYNPIVLYVSGSNTQIIYYNDHKKKYEIIGETLDIAIGNVIDRSARILKISNAPSPGYNVELLARKKYLLNILKKKKNKSNMKQEQEVKDNNINTDELNDKQMNDNKKIEDFTELLFFPYTIKGMDISFSGYDFYITKYFCKYMNKKSKALNKEGKKTAHQNCHEKGKDKQNGNNIKYNEKKDKEEEEEKKKKKEEYKKYTHNETNKKCKIQKISEQTIHVNQNEVEKENFEHTQLLNDNNKIDYDMHKENIHNYHNNVKDDIQDNHKDSVQNINDDDNNNNSNTLQNNNKLFYVAGLKGNSYYEDNIIFESEHKENYGENDQYNDDNCSIETASDFYEKSLNEEEHDIIDLTDEEKRKIQICYSLQHHIFSMLIEITERAIAFTNSKEVIIVGGVGCNLFLQNMMKKMAKQKNIKIGFMDHSYCVDNGAMIAYTGYLEYIHAKNKDIYNFNNITIHQRYRTDDVFVTWK; from the coding sequence ATGGAGGTTAACAAAAAAGAGAATGAGAAGAAATACATTTTAGGCATAGAAGGGAGCGCGAATAAATTAGGAATAAGtattataaatgaagatatgaatatattaataaatatgagAAGGACATATATATCTGAAATAGGGTGTGGATTTATACCTAGAGAAATTAGTGCTcatcataaatattatataatagatatgataaagaattgtttaaaaaaattaaatataaaaataagtGATATTACATTAATATGTTACACAAAAGGCCCAGGTATAGGATCAGCTCTTTATATAGGTTATAATGTAGcaaaaattttatattcttattttaatataccAGTGGTTGGAGTTAATCATTGTATTGCTCATATAGAAATgggtatatatataacaaaattatataacCCTATAGTTCTTTATGTAAGTGGAAGTAATACacaaattatttattataatgatcataaaaagaaatatgaaattataGGAGAAACCTTAGACATTGCCATAGGTAATGTTATTGATCGCTCAGCAAgaattttaaaaatttcaAATGCACCTTCACCAGGATATAATGTGGAACTCTTAGctagaaaaaaatatctactaaatattttgaaaaaaaaaaaaaataaaagtaatatGAAACAAGAACAAGAAGTcaaagataataatatcaacacagatgaattaaatgataaacaaatgaatgataataaaaaaattgaagACTTTAcagaattattattctttcCTTATACTATTAAAGGTATGGATATATCTTTTAGTGGTTACGATTTTTATATTACCAAATATTTTTGcaaatatatgaataaaaaatctAAAGCTCTAAATAAGGAGGGAAAAAAAACAGCCCATCAAAATTGCCATGAAAAAGGTAAGGATAAACAAAAtggtaataatataaaatataatgaaaagaaagacaaagaagaagaagaagaaaaaaaaaaaaaaaaagaagaatataaaaagtataCACATAAtgaaacaaataaaaaatgcaaaatacaaaaaataagtGAACAAACAATTCATGTTAATCAAAATGAAgtagaaaaagaaaattttgAACATACGCAACTTTTAAATGATAACAATAAAATTGATTATGATATGcataaagaaaatatacataattatcataataatgTCAAAGATGATATTCAAGATAATCATAAAGATAGCGTgcaaaatataaatgatgatgataataataataatagtaatacccttcaaaataataataaattattttatgttgCTGGTCTTAAAGGTAATTCCTACtatgaagataatataatttttgaaAGTGAACATAAAGAAAACTACGGAGAAAATGACCaatataatgatgataattgTTCTATTGAAACTGCTAGTGATTTCTATGAAAAAAGTTTAAATGAAGAGGAACATGATATAATTGATCTTACAGATGAAGAAAAGAgaaaaatacaaatatgtTATAGCTTACAACATCATATTTTTAGTATGCTTATTGAAATTACAGAAAGAGCTATAGCATTTACAAATAGTAAAGAGGTTATAATTGTAGGAGGAGTTGGATgtaatttatttcttcaaaatatgatgaaaaaaatggctaaacaaaaaaatattaaaattgGATTCATGGATCATAGTTATTGTGTTGATAATGGAGCTATGATAGCATATACGGGTTATTTAGAATATATACATGCAAAAAATAAagacatatataattttaataatataaccATTCATCAGAGATATCGAACTGATGATGTATTTGTAACATGGAAATGA
- a CDS encoding putative RNA methyltransferase: MYINRMSLNNMKEEKNNCNDDNLPTNGDINDNGMSIISCINNNLKKKDSDEKIKIYVVIYNIGKKKNVGSIVRSCVAFNVHKIFIVGKRKKEINFFGNMGTYDYITIEYFDNIYELKEYLKKNDILLYACEITANALSITTNPYENKDTAFLFGNEGTGIHDNVLKICDKIIYIPQYGKGTASLNVSVSCAIILQNFAVWANYEQAEIQNKKFIVQKKMSKLQKYLNPTDDMLKQIHFKRSLRSQKKIENHIISLENFI; the protein is encoded by the coding sequence atgtatattaaCCGTATGagtttaaataatatgaaagaagaaaaaaataattgtaatgatgataatttaCCTACAAATGGAGATATAAATGACAATGGAATGAGTATCATATcatgtataaataataatttaaaaaaaaaagattcagatgaaaaaattaaaatatatgttgttatatataacataggaaagaagaaaaatgtGGGAAGTATAGTTCGAAGTTGTGTTGCTTTTAATgttcataaaatatttattgttggtaaaagaaagaaagaaataaatttttttggTAATATGGGTAcatatgattatataactatagaatattttgataatatttatgaattaaaagaatatttaaaaaaaaatgatatattattatatgcaTGTGAAATTACTGCGAATGCTTTATCTATTACTACAAATCCATATGAAAATAAGGATACTGCTTTCTTATTTGGAAATGAAGGAACAGGGATTCATGataatgttttaaaaatatgtgacaaaattatttacattCCACAATATGGAAAAGGTACTGCTTCATTAAACGTATCTGTATCTTGTGCTATTATTTTACAAAATTTTGCTGTGTGGGCAAATTATGAACAAGCCgaaatacaaaataaaaaatttattgtacaaaaaaaaatgagtAAATTGcagaaatatttaaatcCAACTGATGATATGTTGAAACAAATACATTTTAAAAGATCCTTAAGATCTcagaaaaaaattgaaaatcATATCATATCATTGGAAAACTTCATAtga
- a CDS encoding putative calmodulin, which yields MQVNFPEDKIDLFEKNFNLIDNNNDKKISAEEFKILIRVLGQTISEKDLDEIINKHFEDGIDECVKDQKDNEEKNNKSFNNINKKVDIKNLISKINNIKNNEEKTQNNLIKNNYHLNEKIINKKHINFEQFLKIFMNIYSQPISLHELIKYFQIFDNENKGYMDIEKLKYMITNSDEKITEEDFKLFLDSINTKNKDKIDYVILSKMIKNLS from the coding sequence ATGCAGGTGAATTTCCCAGAAGACAAAATTGATTTgtttgaaaaaaattttaacTTAATTGATAacaataatgataaaaaaattagcGCAGAAGAATTTAAAATACTCATACGTGTCTTAGGACAAACAATAAGTGAAAAAGATTTGGAtgaaataattaataaGCATTTTGAAGATGGTATAGATGAATGTGTTAAAGACCAAAAGgataatgaagaaaaaaataataaatcttttaataatataaacaaaaaagttgatattaaaaatttaatatccaaaattaataatataaaaaataatgaagaaaaaacacaaaataatttaattaaaaataattatcatttaaatgaaaaaataataaataaaaaacatattaattttgaacaatttttaaaaatttttatgaatatatattctcAACCTATATCATTACATgaattaattaaatattttcaaatatttgataatgaaaataaagGTTATATGGATATCgagaaattaaaatatatgattacAAATTCtgatgaaaaaattacaGAAGAGGACTTTAAATTGTTTTTGGACTCCATAAATACCAAAAACAAAGATAAAATTGATTATGTTATTTTGTcaaaaatgataaaaaatttatctTAA
- a CDS encoding 28 kDa ookinete surface protein yields the protein MNTYFKIVLFFFIQLYIRLNKAKVTENTICKYGYLIQMSNHYECKCNEGYVLVNEDTCGKKVVCDKVENLFRACDEYAYCFDLGYKNNEKQIKCMCRTEYTLTDGVCVPNVCRDKVCGKGKCIVDPANSLTYTCSCNIGTIINQNKLCDTQGNTPCSLKCAENEMCILEGNYYTCKEDPSSNGGGNNVEQPNTSYTIINGATLIHVLIVCTMFIKLLI from the coding sequence atgaatacatattttaagatagttctttttttttttattcaaCTTTACATAAGGTTGAATAAAGCTAAGGTTACTGAAAATACGATATGTAAATATGGTTATTTAATTCAGATGAGTAATCATTATGAATGTAAGTGTAATGAAGGATATGTATTAGTAAATGAGGATACATGTGGAAAAAAGGTAGTATGTGATAAAGTTGAAAATTTATTTAGAGCTTGTGACGAATATGCTTATTGTTTCGATTTaggatataaaaataatgaaaaacAGATAAAATGTATGTGTAGAACAGAATATACTTTAACTGATGGAGTATGTGTTCCTAACGTTTGTCGAGATAAAGTATGTGGCAAAGGAAAATGTATTGTAGATCCTGCAAATTCTTTAACATATACATGCTCATGCAATATAGGTACAATAATTAACCAGAATAAATTATGTGATACACAAGGTAATACACCATGTTCATTAAAATGTGCAGAAAATGAAATGTGTATATTAGAAGgaaattattatacatGTAAAGAAGATCCTTCATCTAATGGAGGAGGAAATAATGTTGAACAGCCTAATACATCATATACTATAATAAACGGAGCAACTCTAATACACGTTTTGATTGTATGCACAAtgtttattaaattattaatataa
- a CDS encoding 25 kDa ookinete surface antigen precursor, with product MNKLYSLFLFLFIQLSIKYYNAKVTVDTVCKRGFLIQMSGHLECKCENDLVLLNEETCEEKVLKCDEKTVNKPCGDFSKCIKIDGNPISYACKCNLGYDMVNNVCIPNECKNVTCGNGKCILDTSNPVKTGICSCDIGKVPNVDDKNKCSKDGETTCTLKCLKENETCKAVNGIYKCDCQDGFIMDNESSVCTAFSVYNILNLSIIFILFSVCSFII from the coding sequence atgaataagCTTTACAGTTTGTttcttttcctttttattcAACTTagtattaaatattataatgcAAAAGTTACCGTGGACACTGTATGTAAAAGAGGATTTTTAATTCAGATGAGTGGACATTTGGAATGTAAATGTGAGAATGATTTGgttttattaaatgaagaaaCATGTGAAGAAAAAGTTCTTAAATGTGACGAAAAGACTGTAAATAAACCATGTGGAGATTTTTCCAAATGTATTAAAATAGATGGAAATCCAATTTCATACGCTTGTAAATGTAATCTTGGATATGATATGGTAAATAATGTTTGTATACCAAATGAATGTAAAAATGTAACTTGTGGTAACGGTAAATGTATATTAGATACAAGCAATCCTGTTAAAACTGGAATATGCTCATGTGATATAGGCAAAGTTCCCAATGTAGAcgataaaaataaatgcTCAAAAGATGGAGAAACCACATGCACATTAAAATGcttaaaagaaaatgaaacaTGTAAAGCTGTTAATGGAATTTATAAATGTGATTGTCAAGATGGATTTATAATGGATAATGAAAGTTCTGTATGTACTGCTTTTTCagtatataatattttaaatttaagCATTATTTTCATACTATTTTCAGTATGCtcttttataatataa
- a CDS encoding hypothetical protein (conserved Plasmodium protein, unknown function) encodes MKEQINSAKNIINDCIIYIRKYFNYHDATVLLIDQLINIMINNECKPLDMINQKDELHILVKNELKYEFLRIYESLKCTLKDINKCLKKIVQINKQVEDYTIHNKLDIINVLQNFLKKTLIYFKQDYKLKRTLYHAMIHIDKNSDDEINRLKLMWKETPYLYLIMQKFHLNKIITDCSQFLNKT; translated from the exons ATGAAGGAACAAATAAACAGTGccaaaaatataataaatgattgtattatttatataagaaaatattttaattacCACGATGCAACAGTATTATTGATAGATCAacttataaatatcatgataaataatga atgTAAACCACTGGATATGATTAACCAAAAGGATGAATTACATATACTTGTAAAAAACgaattaaaatatgaatttCTAAGAATCTATGAATCCTTAAAATGCACATTAAAggatataaataaatgcCTTAAAAAGATAgtacaaataaataaacaagTAGAAGATTATACAATTCATAACAAACttgatataataaatgtgCTACAaaactttttaaaaaaaacattaatatattttaaacaAGATTATAAATTAAAGAGAACATTGTATCATGCAATGATTCATATTGATAAAAACTCCGACGACGAAATAAATCGTTTAAAGTTAATGTGGAAGGAAACtccatatttatatttaatcATGCAAAAATTTCAtcttaataaaattataacGGATTGTTCTCAATTTCTAAAcaaaacataa
- a CDS encoding MORN repeat-containing protein 1: MTEVTHCYNGNIKDGLFHGFGILIYSQHEKYEGDFVYGKREGRGKFTYADGATYEGEWVDDKIHGKGIANFVSGNIYEGEWENGKINGYGILCYNNGDKYEGEWLDGKMHGRGTYTYEDGDVYVGEWKNDKRHGKGCVKYKGNENKIAETYEGDWVDGKMQGRGTYFFADGGIYEGDWIDGKMEGKGIYKYLNGNKYEGEWFNDMKNGYGTLTYVNGELYEGYWKNDKVHGKGTLTYSKGDKYIGEWKYAKKCGEGELIYASGDKFKGQWKNDKANGYGILLYNNGNKYEGEWLDDHRHGIGTFTCKEDGSIYSGLFQFNRKHGKGTLTFVNGHILQGIWNAGVLEKVINFQLNPTSPWNDPDM, encoded by the coding sequence atgACTGAAGTGACGCACTGCTACAATGGGAATATAAAGGACGGTTTGTTTCACGGGTTTGgtatattaatatattcgCAGCATGAAAAATATGAGGGCGATTTTGTATATGGGAAACGAGAGGGGAGAGGTAAGTTCACTTATGCTGATGGTGCAACATATGAAGGTGAATGGGTAGATGATAAGATACATGGGAAAGGTATTGCCAATTTTGTTAGTGggaatatatatgaagGAGAATGGGAAAATGGGAAGATAAATGGATATGGtatattatgttataataatggTGATAAATATGAAGGAGAATGGTTAGATGGTAAGATGCATGGTAGAGGAACATATACTTATGAAGATGGAGATGTATATGTAGGAGAATGGAAAAATGATAAAAGACATGGTAAAGGATgtgtaaaatataaaggtaatgaaaataaaatagcTGAAACATATGAAGGTGATTGGGTAGATGGGAAAATGCAAGGTAGAGGTACTTATTTTTTTGCTGATGGTGGTATATATGAAGGTGATTGGATTGATGGGAAAATGGAAGGTAaaggtatatataaatatttaaatggaaataaatatgaagGGGAATGGTTTAATGATATGAAAAATGGATATGGGACACTTACATATGTTAATGGAGAATTATATGAAGGTTATTGGAAAAATGATAAAGTTCATGGCAAAGGTACTTTAACTTATAGTAAAGgagataaatatataggTGAATGGAAATATGCTAAAAAATGTGGTGAAGGAGAATTAATTTATGCTTCAGGTGATAAATTTAAAGGACAATGGAAAAATGATAAAGCTAATGGTTATGGTATCctattatataataatggaaataaatatgaagGAGAATGGTTAGATGATCATAGACATGGTATAGGTACATTTACATGTAAAGAAGATGGTTCCATTTATTCTGGACTTTTTCAATTTAATAGAAAACATGGAAAAGGTACTTTAACATTTGTTAATGGACACATACTTCAAGGAATATGGAATGCAGGTGTACTAGAAAAGGTAATAAATTTTCAATTAAACCCAACTTCTCCCTGGAACGACCCAGACATGTAA
- a CDS encoding hypothetical protein (conserved Plasmodium protein, unknown function), which produces MASCSGNVNFSLSGKEKRIGLESVLEIAFDELISEFKKKFLQKVIRVLEEEKYNDNLDIMNERRKKFFLKKYEDDQREDESENENEAHTQNQREEIMIEQKKKIKKEYNSSSNDSTFGVYLKSIIDRNKISLLKKLEKQKELKKEEENNKMNYYNNNYKNAIINYDENKEKHNILNDKSLHNKKEQSMNERTKLIKYTFDHKIKNDMYLNPSESKFKYVNERIENLYNISNELRYKKRRERSNNIKYIKHNENEFFKENDIDDEKGNEKYNEKDNIIKLKQYNNNCSSNNNDNNNIKDNIRQNIINNHQKNYVSSYNNSFKYPSRSHIFTERFNVQASDENNDKSDNIYNILHKKNKNCNNIYENILLSSKGAQKLLSSKNIIDEEKKQIINDNINIESPHKFSDASNEKNNHLECKKKKMKLEKPFSFDLHDSDDNYVNEKNNMYKQVDLKNNISQRHYKNIEDFKSCQLKKKSSNEKEIVERPNNNLFFEVIRGKKRKNMPGFECKDCKSFYNEIYSDDNEAKCGHKNFFFKNEQNMKKKMNTDKDISCKDSATNDINNVDNMNNENNINKEDNKNMEDNKNMEDNKNMEDNINKEDNKNMEDNKNMEDSINKEDNINNADNLNNEDNYLLNKNVNMNNSKNSIYYSNSLSLTCLNAQTDTEKTSLNLKKNGNMLNHDNINKDSDLEKEEKKKKIIQTFSRHRYHNKINDSPKNFWKFDFFK; this is translated from the coding sequence atgGCTAGCTGTAGTGGAAAtgttaatttttctttaagCGGAAAAGAGAAGCGTATAGGTTTAGAATCAGTTTTAGAAATTGCATTTGATGAATTAATTTCAGAATTCAAAAAAAAGTTTCTACAAAAAGTAATAAGAGTATtagaagaagaaaaatataatgacAATTTAGATATTATGAATGAAAGGAGGaagaaattttttttgaagaAATATGAAGACGATCAAAGAGAAGATGAAAgtgaaaatgaaaatgaagCTCATACTCAAAATCAGAGGGAAGAAATTATGatagaacaaaaaaaaaaaataaaaaaggaatataatTCATCATCAAATGATAGTACCTTTGGTGTGTATTTGAAAAGTATTATAGatagaaataaaatcagtttattgaaaaaattagaaaaacaaaaagaattaaaaaaagaagaagaaaataataaaatgaattattataataataattataaaaatgcaattataaattatgatgaaaataaagagaaacataatattttaaatgataaaagtctacataataaaaaagaacaaTCTATGAATGAGCGAACAAAATTAATTAAGTATACATTTGAtcataaaattaaaaatgatatgTATTTAAATCCTTCTGAATctaaatttaaatatgtaaatgAAAGGATagaaaatttatataacataagCAATGAATTAAGATATAAAAAGAGAAGAGAAAgaagtaataatataaaatatattaaacataatgaaaatgaattttttaaagaaaatgatatagACGATGAAAAAGgtaatgaaaaatataatgaaaaagataatatcatcaaattaaaacaatataataataattgtagtagtaataataatgataataataatattaaagataatataagacaaaatattattaataatcATCAGAAGAATTATGTATCTTCTTATAATAACAGTTTTAAATATCCTTCTAGAAGTCATATATTTACAGAAAGATTTAATGTTCAAGCGTCTGATGAGAATAATGATAAGagtgataatatatataatatattacataaaaaaaataaaaattgtaataatatttatgagAATATTCTCCTTTCATCGAAAGGTGCACAAAAATTACTATCAAgcaaaaatataatagatgaagaaaaaaaacaaataataaatgataatataaatatagagAGTCCCCATAAATTTAGCGATGCATctaatgaaaaaaataatcatttggaatgtaaaaaaaaaaaaatgaaattagAGAAGCCATTTTCTTTTGATCTACATGATAGTGATGACAACTATGTGAAcgaaaaaaataatatgtacAAGCAGGTggatttaaaaaataatatatcacaaaggcattataaaaatatagaagaCTTCAAATCATGTcaattgaaaaaaaaaagttcAAATGAAAAGGAAATTGTTGAAAGGCCAAATAATAACTTGTTTTTTGAAGTTATAAGAGgaaagaaaagaaaaaatatgcCAGGATTTGAATGTAAAGATTGTAAGTCAttttataatgaaatatattcaGATGATAATGAAGCGAAATGTGGGCACAAgaattttttctttaaaaatgagcaaaatatgaaaaagaaaatgaacACTGATAAAGATATAAGTTGTAAAGATAGTGCAACGAATGATATCAATAATGTggataatatgaataatgagaataatataaataaggaggataacaaaaatatggaggataacaaaaatatggaggataacaaaaatatggaggataacataaataaggaggataacaaaaatatggaggataacaaaaatatgGAGGATAGCATAAATAAGGaggataatataaataatgccgataatttaaataatgagGATAATTATCtattaaacaaaaatgttaatatgaataattctaagaatagtatatattattcaaattCCTTATCCTTAACATGTTTGAATGCTCAAACAGATACTGAAAAAACATCATTgaacttaaaaaaaaatggtaATATGTTAAACcatgataatataaataaagacAGTGATttagaaaaagaagaaaaaaaaaaaaaaattatacaaaCCTTTTCACGACATAgatatcataataaaattaatgaCTCTCCAAAAAATTTCTGGAAATTTGatttctttaaataa